One Fusarium musae strain F31 chromosome 6, whole genome shotgun sequence DNA segment encodes these proteins:
- a CDS encoding hypothetical protein (EggNog:ENOG41): MAFRITTWNVNGIRNPFGYQPWREKRTFQAMFEILEADIVVMQETKIQRKDLQDDMVLVPGWDVFFSLPKHKKGYSGVAIYTRNSKCAPIRAEEGVTGILTAPKSTTRYRDLPEDQQIGGYPRPDQLDGIIDEAALDSEGRCVILEFPGFVLFGVYSPATRDESRDDFRTGFFQALEVRIRNLVAAGKQVILTGDLNVVRSELDSTNVSETLRKEGIELSDWMNAPVRRIFNQLIFEGSVLGERDEGREKPVLWDLCRCFHPERVGMNTCWDTKRNTRPANNGSRIDYVLCSDGIKSWFNYSNIQEGLMGSDHCPVFATLSDKVTVGDKECALLEMMNPPGMFKGDERLRDWTPKDHLSLSAKLIPEFDRRQSIRDMFTKKAAPLRESTRTDTPAEPLNNGNSSASGSLDNAEEASGSSTNASSTPRLGETTNSTKLSASQPSSKRPGTAADTTSRPFKKAKSFTGANDTKSKVAQGQRTLQGFFKPKAPAAQEGKAELEAASSTPSTTKKPAGSGKAPVSAQRLSNTPQATLAEKSSPTVPLRGKDPEPSDRVFDPIEAKESWSKLLGKRVAPRCEHDEPCISFTTKKPGVNCGTLYGGS; the protein is encoded by the exons ATGGCGTTTCGGATAACCACCTGGAACG TCAATGGCATCCG AAATCCTTTCGGTTATCAGCCttggagagaaaagagaaccTTTCAA GCTATGTTTGAGATTCTTGAAGCAGACATTGTTGTTATGCAAGAGACCAAAATCCAGCGAAAGGATCTTCAAGATGACATGGTTCTCGTTCCCGGTTGGgatgtcttcttcagcttaCCGAAGCACAAGAAAG GATACTCTGGCGTCGCTATCTACACGCGCAATTCGAAATGTGCGCCCATACGAGCAGAAGAGGGCGTCACCGGCATCTTGACAGCTCCAAAGTCTACAACCAGGTACCGTGACCTCCCTGAAGACCAGCAGATTGGTGGCTATCCCCGGCCCGATCAACTTGACGGCATCATCGACGAGGCGGCTCTTGACTCTGAAGGTCGCTGTGTCATTCTCGAGTTTCCAGGTTTTGTGCTCTTTGGAGTTTACAGCCCTGCAACCCGAGATGAGAGTCGTGATGACTTTCGCACTGGTTTCTTCCAAGCACTGGAAGTGAGAATACGGAACTTGGTCGCCGCTGGCAAGCAGGTCATCCTTACCGGTGATTTGAACGTCGTACGCTCCGAGCTGGACTCAACCAATGTTTCAGAGACACTACGCAAGGAAGGGATAGAACTCAGCGACTGGATGAACGCACCTGTGCGGCGCATCTTCAACCAACTCATATTTGAGGGAAGTGTGCTAGGCGAAAGAGATGAAGGCCGTGAAAAGCCTGTTCTCTGGGACCTCTGTCGTTGCTTTCACCCGGAGCGAGTGGGGATGAACACATGTTGGGATACCAAGCGGAACACACGACCTGCAAACAACGGCAGTCGGATTGACTACGTCTTGTGCAGCGATGGCATCAAGAGCTGGTTCAACTACTCCAACATTCAGGAGGGCTTGATGGGATCTGACCATTGCCCAGTCTTTGCGACTTTGTCTGACAAGGTGACGGTGGGCGACAAAGAGTGTGCATTGCTCGAGATGATGAACCCCCCGGGTATGTTCAAAGGGGACGAGCGTCTTCGAGACTGGACCCCAAAGGATCATCTTTCTTTGTCTGCGAAGCTGATACCAGAATTTGACCGCCGGCAGAGCATCCGCGATATGTTCACAAAGAAAGCCGCCCCTCTACGAGAGTCGACGAGGACAGACACACCTGCAGAACCCCTGAATAACGGAAATAGTAGCGCCTCAGGATCACTCGACAATGCAGAGGAAGCTTCAGGGTCTTCGACCAACGCCTCCTCCACACCGAGGCTGGGCGAGACTACCAACTCAACCAAGCTTTCAGCATCCCAGCCTAGCTCCAAAAGACCTGGAACGGCCGCCGACACGACAAGTCGACCattcaagaaggccaagtctTTTACAGGCGCCAACGacaccaagagcaaggtGGCGCAGGGCCAACGAACATTACAGGGATTCTTCAAGCCAAAAGCTCCCGCGGCtcaagaaggcaaagcaGAGCTAGAAGCGGCAAGTTCGACGCCATCTACAACAAAGAAACCTGCAGGATCAGGGAAAGCGCCAGTAAGCGCGCAGAGACTTTCGAATACCCCGCAGGCTACACTTGCAGAAaagtcatcaccaacagtccCTCTACGCGGCAAGGACCCCGAACCCTCGGACAGGGTGTTTGACCCGATCGAGGCGAAGGAGTCGTGGTCCAAGCTGCTGGGCAAGAGGGTTGCACCAAGATGTGAACACGACGAACCCTGCATCagcttcaccaccaagaagccCGGAGTCAACTGTGGTACGTTATACGGCGGCAGCTGA
- the MAT1 gene encoding CDK-activating kinase assembly factor mat1 (EggNog:ENOG41): protein MELLINAAKDEQKVAALNDLSKIATMRAVSQTSPNRLAEALLSPHMLIEMLDLFGHEFLPVFEDQLKPHGALGTADSKAKRPLNAFMAFRTYYLKLFPDTQQKNASGFLTQLWGGDPHRNKWALIAKVYSFLRDQLGKSTVNLSAFLGIACPLMNMVEPSLYIEVLGWQQIASQGIVTFQQNTDVMKANLACPVNAQPTTEIDLLTSVLSAGYYTDFSQVLLMRMWACQNGIMTTTSATAGNSVATTQPLYESVPTTSEKTSFINAVRESRNLAAQDLFGAQYDAALFGNRFVHSWEVQDLASFQNVQISVADSPMESNTLYNFHMDRHYRPQASEFDLYDVIDTGIIDISSAWSIDQYLHEKQSKMHQQCQYFLSKNSDYH, encoded by the exons ATGGAACTGCTGATCAACGCTGCCAAGGATGAGCAAAAGGTTGCAGCCTTGAACGACTTGTCCAAGATCGCAACGATGCGTGCTGTCTCTCAGACTTCTCCAAACCGTCTGGCTGAGGCTCTCTTATCTCCTCACATGTTGATTGAAATGCTTGACCTGTTCGGTCATGAGTTTCTTCCTGTCTTCGAAGACCAACTCAAACCTCATGGCGCTCTGGGTACTGCGGATTCGAAGGCTAAGCGCCCTCTTAACGCCTTCATGGCCTTTCGCA CCTACTATCTGAAGCTATTCCCCGACACCCAGCAGAAGAATGCCTCCGGTTTCCTGACTCAGCTCTGGGGCGGCGACCCTCACCGAAACAAATGGGCCCTGATTGCTAAAGTCTATTCCTTTCTCCGCGATCAACTCGGCAAGAGTACCGTTAACTTGTCCGCATTCCTTGGTATCGCTTGCCCTTTGATGAACATGGTTGAACCCTCCTTGTACATTGAGGTCCTTGGCTGGCAGCAAATTGCTTCTCAAGGCATCGTGACATTTCAGCAAAACACTGATGTCATGAAGGCGAACCTGGCATGCCCTGTCAATGCCCAACCCACCACCGAGATCGATCTTCTCACCAGCGTCCTGTCTGCTGGTTACTACACGGACTTCTCTCAGGTTCTCCTGATGCGCATGTGGGCTTGCCAGAATGGCATCATGACCACTACCAGTGCTACTGCTGGTAACAGTGTCGCCACTACTCAACCGCTCTACGAGTCTGTTCCAACAACCTCCGAAAAAACCAGTTTCATCAACGCAGTTCGCGAGAGCCGCAACCTTGCTGCTCAGGATCTTTTTGGTGCCCAATACGACGCCGCCTTGTTCGGAAATCGTTTCGTTCATTCATGGGAAGTGCAGGACCTCGCTTCGTTCCAGAATGTTCAGATTTCTGTGGCAGACTCGCCTATGGAGAGCAACACTCTCTACAACTTCCACATGGATCGGCACTACCGTCCTCAGGCTTCTGAGTTCGACCTCTACGATGTCATCGACACAGGCATCATTGACATCTCCAGCGCCTGGTCTATTGACCAGTACCTGCATGAGAAGCAATCCAAGATGCATCAGCAGTGTCAGTACTTCCTGTCCAAAAACTCCGATTATCACTGA
- a CDS encoding hypothetical protein (EggNog:ENOG41~BUSCO:EOG09261A3K), translating into MAAAVRGTEHTKTDQELAINIKKATNVEEISPKRKHVRACIVYTWDHRSSAAFWSGIKVQPILADEVQTFKALITIHKVLQEGHPSALKEAMANRAWIDSLNRGMGGGGEGMRGYAPLIREYVYYLLAKLSFHHQHPEFNGTFEYEEYLSLKAINDPNEGYETISDLMVLQDKIEQFQKLIFSHFRNVGNNECRIAALVPLVQESYGIYKFITSMLRAMHSTTGDDEALEPLRERYNAQHYRLVKFYYECSNLRYLTSLITIPKLPQDPPNLLAEDDDAPALPARPKQEIERKPSPPPEPKNDAPDEMNEFWKSELDRQNREYEEQQRILEQQQQQALMAQQQAQLQAQREFEQQQQQLMEQQQREQEALMAQQAQWQTQGRLAELERENLNARAQYERDQLMLQQYDQRVKALEGELSHIQNSLGQQMNSKDDQIRALQEQVNTWRTKYEALAKLYSQLRHEHLDLLQKFKAVQLKAASAQEAIDRREKLEREIKTKNLELADMIRERDRALHDKDRATGSSKDEVEKLKRELRLAQDKADNLERSKGNELSTMLAKYNREMADLEEALRNKTRQLEDAQMNLRDGSSDLEQLLRDKEEELEVYKAGMDQTLIELNELKMNQGDTDHALDGQIDALIMSNLDKINDIIDSVLQAGVARVDDALYELDSSMQAGNQNASPSYVLSQIEKASASAMEFATSFNNFIADGPNATHADLIKAINVFSGAIADVCSNTKGLTRLATDDKKTDSLMNGTRQPAISAVQFLRGLQSFRLEGMDPLQKTDVVINSNNDVQMNLQKLNKLVESFAPGFGKLANKKGDLGDLVDQELSKAADAIAAAAARLAKLKNKPRDGYSTYELKVNDSILDAATAITNAITQLIQAATVTQQEIVQAGRGSTSRTAFYKKNNRWTEGLISAAKAVASSTNTLIETADGVISGRNSPEQLIVASNDVAASTAQLVAASRVKAGFMSKSQEKLEQASKAVGAACRALVRQVQSLIKERSQEEDQVDYSKLGAHEFKVREMEQQVEILQLENALASARHRLGEMRKISYQEE; encoded by the exons atggctgctgctgtgcGCGGCACCGAGCATACCAA AACCGACCAAGAGCTCGCTATTAACATCAAGAAGGCTACGAACGTCGAGGAGATCTCCCCAAAGCGAAAGCATGTCCGAGCATGTATCGTCTATACATGGGACCACCGGTCCTCCGCCGCCTTCTGGTCCGGCATCAAGGT CCAACCTATCCTAGCCGACGAAGTTCAGACGTTCAAGGCCCTGATCACGATCCACAAGGTACTCCAAGAAGGCCACCCCAGTGCTCTCAAGGAGGCAATGGCAAACCGCGCATGGATCGATAGCCTGAACCGCGGAAtgggcggaggaggagaaggcatGCGCGGTTATGCACCTCTGATCCGCGAATACGTTTATTACCTACTTGCAAAGCTCTCCTTCCACCATCAGCACCCCGAGTTCAACGGAACATTCGAGTATGAGGAGTACCTGAGCCTGAAGGCGATCAACGACCCCAACGAAGGCTACGAGACCATCAGCGATCTGATGGTCCTGCAAGACAAGATCGAGCAGTTCCAAAAGCTGATCTTCTCGCACTTCCGAAATGTTGGAAACAACGAGTGCCGAATTGCCGCCCTCGTGCCCCTCGTTCAGGAGAGCTACGGAATTTACAAGTTCATCACCAGCATGCTGCGCGCAATGCATTCAA CAACCGGAGATGACGAGGCCCTTGAACCCCTCCGTGAACGCTACAACGCGCAGCATTATCGCTTAGTTAAGTTCTACTACGAATGCTCAAACCTGCGTTACCTTACCAGTCTCATCACTATCCCCAagcttcctcaagatcctcccAACCTCTTGgcggaagatgacgatgcaCCTGCACTGCCCGCGCGACCAAAGCAGGAGATTGAGCGAAAGCCGTCTCCTCCGCCTGAGCCCAAGAACGACGCccctgatgagatgaatgaaTTCTGGAAGAGCGAGTTGGATCGTCAGAACCGGGAGTACGAAGAGCAGCAGCGAATCcttgagcagcagcaacaacaagctcTCATGGCCCAGCAGCAGGCCCAGCTTCAGGCTCAGCGTGAGttcgagcagcagcaacagcaattGATGGAACAGCAACAGCGAGAGCAGGAGGCGCTCATGGCGCAACAAGCGCAATGGCAAACTCAGGGACGACTGGCCGAGCTGGAGCGTGAAAACCTGAATGCGCGCGCTCAGTATGAGCGAGATCAACTGATGCTCCAACAATACGACCAGCGAGTCAAGGCTCTCGAGGGTGAGCTGTCGCATATTCAGAACAGTCTCGGCCAGCAAATGAACAGCAAGGATGACCAGATTCGGGCACTTCAGGAGCAGGTCAACACATGGAGGACGAAATATGAGGCACTGGCCAAGCTCTACTCTCAGTTGAGACACGAGCATCTCGATCTCCTTCAGAAGTTCAAGGCCGTTCAACTCAAGGCGGCGAGCGCCCAGGAGGCTATCGATCGCCGTGAGAAGCTCGAGCGTGaaatcaagaccaagaaccTCGAGTTGGCCGACATGATCCGTGAGCGTGACCGCGCCCTTCACGACAAGGACCGCGCGACTGGCAGCAGCAAGGACGAGGTTGAGAAACTCAAGCGCGAACTTCGCCTGGCCCAAGACAAGGCCGATAACCTCGAGCGTAGCAAGGGCAACGAGCTTTCGACAATGCTTGCCAAGTATAACCGTGAGATGGCGGATCTCGAGGAGGCACTGCGCAACAAGACACGGCAGCTGGAGGATGCCCAGATGAACCTCCGCGACGGCAGCTCTGACCTTGAGCAGCTTCTCCGCGataaggaggaggagctcgaggTGTACAAGGCTGGCATGGATCAGACTCTGATTGAGCTCAACGAGCTCAAGATGAACCAAGGTGACACCGACCATGCTTTGGATGGCCAGATCGATGCCCTCATCATGTCCaaccttgacaagatcaacgacATTATCGACTCTGTTCTCCAGGCTGGTGTTGCTCGTGTGGATGATGCGCTCTACGAGTTGGATTCCAGCATGCAGGCTGGTAACCAGAATGCGTCTCCGTCTTATGTACTGTCACAGATCGAGAAGGCCTCAGCTAGTGCTATGGAATTTGCTACGTCattcaacaacttcatcGCAGATGGACCAAACGCGACACATGCCGACCttatcaaggccatcaacgtTTTCTCTGGTGCCATTGCCGATGTCTGCAGCAACACCAAGGGTCTTACCCGTCTAGCTACGGATGATAAGAAGACCGATTCTCTCATGAACGGAACTCGCCAGCCCGCTATTTCAGCTGTACAGTTCCTCCGAGGTCTTCAGAGCTTCCGACTTGAGGGCATGGATCCCTTGCAGAAGACAGACGtggtcatcaacagcaacaacgatGTCCAGATGAACTtgcagaagctcaacaagcttgTTGAGTCGTTTGCTCCTGGCTTTGGCAAGCTCGCCAACAAGAAGGGAGACTTGGGAGACCTCGTCGACCAGGAGCTCAGCAAAGCTGCAGATGCAATtgcggcagcagcagcacgactggccaagctcaagaacaagccTCGTGACGGCTACTCAACCTATGAGCTCAAGGTGAACGACTCGATCCTGGATGCGGCGACGGCGATCACCAACGCCATTACGCAACTGATTCAGGCGGCGACAGTGACACAGCAGGAGATCGTGCAGGCAGGTCGTGGGTCGACGTCACGAACAGCGTTCTACAAGAAGAATAACCGATGGACTGAGGGACTGATCTCTGCCGCCAAGGCTGTGGCGTCGTCGACTAACACACTGATCGAGACAGCAGATGGAGTCATCTCTGGGCGTAACAGTCCAGAACAGCTCATCGTGGCCTCGAACGATGTTGCGGCGTCGACTGCCCAGCTTGTGGCTGCCAGCAGAGTTAAGGCAGGGTTCATGTCCAAGAGCCAAGAAAAGCTTGAGCAGGCCAGCAAGGCTGTGGGTGCGGCATGTCGAGCGCTGGTGCGCCAGGTGCAGAGCTTGATCAAGGAGCGTAGCCAAGAGGAGGACCAGGTGGACTACTCGAAGCTTGGAGCGCACGAGTTCAAGGTGCGAGAGATGGAACAGCAA GTCGAGATCCTCCAATTGGAGAATGCCTTGGCGTCGGCTCGACATCGTTTGGGCGAGATGCGGAAGATCTCGTACCAAGAAGAGTAA
- a CDS encoding hypothetical protein (EggNog:ENOG41), which translates to MGHSYGKRAGTRYAFSRDFRKKGMIALNTYLRQYRVGDIVDIKANGAVQKGMPFKVYHGKTGVIYNVTKSAVGVIIYKQVKHRYIEKRINVRIEHIQQSRSREDFLKRVKANAEAKKEAKANGTVVQVKRQPAGPREAHTLSLADNPPQTVTPLPYETTI; encoded by the exons ATGGGTCACTCCTACGGAAAGAGAGCGGGCACCCGC TATGCCTTCAGCCGGGACTTCCGCAAGAAGGGTATGATTGCCCTGAACACCTATCTCCGACAGTACCGCGTTGGCGATATCGTCGACATCAAGGCGAACGGTGCCGTCCAGAAGGG CATGCCCTTCAAGGTGTACCACGGCAAGACTGGTGTCATCTACAACGTCACCAAGTCTGCTGTCGGTGTCATCATCTACAAGCAGGTGAAGCACCGATACATCGAGAAGCGAATCAACGTCCGAATCGAGCACATCCAGCAGTCCCGATCTCGTGAGGACTTCCTCAAGCGAGTCAAGGCCAAcgccgaggccaagaaggaggccaaggccaacggTACCGTCGTCCAGGTCAAGCGTCAGCCCGCTGGACCCCGTGAGGCTCACACACTGTCGCTCGCCGACAACCCTCCTCAGACCGTCACCCCTCTCCCCTACGAGACTACGAtctaa